agtaataaatttctgatttaagtccaggttatcgtccacaggatttatttctgcaagtatcaagctactcggtctcggatgttatctagggttaggggggttttgagtttggtttgtttaattaatctactcctaggttgaattatactaatcctagctaagttatctaattctaactaaattatctaagttattctacgcctaactaagttactctacccctaattgatctttcattaatgaaactattcgaaggaacatggtatgaacgataataataaagatagattatcaagtctattgaataaaaacctaatctgagtcacttgtattcaaggcgagtaaccctacttaccctcctgaggttcctagcgcgtgattccctaaggccgaaactaggtctaaggctcagtaaattggcgcttaatcaactaagaggtcgtcaatctcctaggctctgactaggtcagattcagctcgcaatatgtgcctactagattttaaggcttttgaatgagttaaaccaattgaataaagcgtaagacagagattagacaaataatcatagaacaaaacaagagctaaattattattaaaggcgaagataattgtcacaagatacaataagtcaagttcggcaactgtatcaaagagtacaaacgaggaaagataaaaggagatacaaaaatccctttcagggaacctgtttactctgcagccggcgacttaatcttaaggacggaccttggtaattcctcggtagaaagctttgaaggagcttcaatggaggttgaggaagatggagaagatggagaggaattacaaggggaaagctaaaataatttacaaaaatgaaagatattgaattacaattgaaaaaccctatttatagatgcgtctcgggcctcgttttgacctattttcatgtcctagttggtgtaggaagacgtggggccgagcgtggcttcgtgggggcggaattggtctttttgaccaattcccgcagggctgctcgccgagcaggaaaggctgctcgcgccgagcaaccccctgctcgccgagcaggcgcctggtggcctgctcggcgagcagaaatggcccgtaggGCCCTactcgtcgagcgttttcgcccgaagcgcgctcgatccaagctcgatgagttccgtgacctttttcgtccgacttcacacctgcacacgcataaaaactccggaaaacattagtccaaaagccaaattgatccgtcaatcgcttattttgagcaaacgcttcgtttggtgcgacttttgacggaccaattagcttcaaaagataacggaattctaatacgcatgctatttcggccgtatttgcctaaattgattacaaaacgagcctaaacgacgaaaagtaaatagaatattctcaattcctaactaactcacacaaaagcatttaaatgcgagaattgctcgcttattagccaaataactctaaaaaccgtcctaaaaccgtacccaaagataggggtttttgacccctatcaaagcCTAGCTATAACAGCTTGTGAACTCAAATGGATTTCTTTTTTGCTCCAAACCTTTCAAGTTGAAGTAGAAAGACCTATTCCATTGCACTGTGATAATACTTCAGCAATAGCTATAGCAGCTAATCCTATTGATCATGAGAACACTAAACATTTTGATATCGATGTTCATTTTATAAGAGACTATGTGGAGCAGGGGTTTATATCAACACCACATGTTTCATCACTTCAGCAACTAGCTGATCTTTTTACAAAGGTTATGAATGGAGTTCAGATTGACAAATTTTTGAGCAAACTTGGAGTTGTCAACATGACTGCACCAAGTTTGAAGGGGGAGTGTTGAAGTTAGTTTGTTAATTAGAGAAGTTTAGCTTAACCATAGTTAGTTGTCAACCACACAGTTACAAGTTAGTTATTAATTAGTTGAGTTTGTAACTGTATCTGTTAGCAGTTCATTATAAAAGACTGCTTGATTATTGTAAATTTCTTCAATTAGTTTTTCTCTGTGTATTGTAATTCAGATTCTTCttgatttcaataaatcattttTCCTTCACTTGATCTTTTCAACAGTGTTTGATAAGCTTTGTGACAGTGAAAAAGGGAGAGAAGAAGCATACAATAATGCATTAACATGGccagttttggtgaaaaaaATCTTGAGAGTATCTGAATTGGCTACGGAGTTTTCGGTCTCGGTGATTTGGAAGCTGATGAATAAGTatggaagaagagaagagaaagtAGCAGTAGTAGTAATGGCAGAAGCTCTTCAAGTTGGGGTTTTTCAGAAGCTGGTTTTGTTGTTGCAAGTTGGGTGTAGTGATGACACGAAGGAGAAAGCTACTGAACTTTTGAAGTTGATGAATCCGTACAGAAATGGATTGGAATGTATTGATTCtgtttattaaattatttatttttcttttcaaaattgGATTCAATTGATTAGATTTAGAAagagataaattaataaaaaggagagagaaaagagaaagaaagaaaagaaattaaagagagagagaggaagaagatggtatatttgattttgatgttttattttggggtttgtttagaataattagataataaagagggttaatttataaaataaataaatataaggactaaattaactctttttcctttgatttTGAATACTCTTAGTCAATTTGGTCTGTATttactaacggaatgaacctcaaggtaccattttgcaaacttttaaaccataaggGTGCCCATCGAAAACAGATGTAACCACacggtttatttttgtattttttccttaaaaaaacagctgatatatatatatatatatatatatatatattatttatttatttattatgtaatcTGATCCGACGAATCCGAGTTGTTTAGTTGAATTAAGTGACCTATGATCTAACTATAAATTTAGTTTGATGTCCGGTTTGATTCTGATAGTGATAAAAaccaaatttacccctaacattttatGAAAAGTGCAAATTTAGCATTAACATATGAAATCAtgcaaatttaattataatacttccaaacaagatcaattttaacacAATATTATcggaaaatagaaaaaaatggtTTGATTGGTTTTTAACCGTCAATTCAAACCTTCCAAAATTTTAATCATATATGTTAATcatatataagttaatcacaattttttttatcatactattcaaaatatttactgtgttattaatatagttataaaaaaccaataaaaatatataaaattgcttcaatttatcAACAAACTTGTTTGAAAGGTCCAATATAAcagttaaataatatttaaaccagccttttcaaattttcgataatgcatagctaaaattgatcttgcttggaaacgttagagttaaatttatacaatttcatacattagaGCTAAATTTGCACTTCGCTTGAAACATTAATGTTAAATTTGGCCCTTATCCCGTTCGGATAACATTGCTAAAACTcgaattaagaaaaattatttaaaatttactaCTTCATGCGTTTCATATTATatgtctttttagagagttgCACATAAATTTAGAATATTAGGAAAACGATTTTGCTACCCTTTATTTATAGattccactatttatttattttataataagttcattattctaattaatatcCATATATCCACATTTTATAGCAAAAAAGAATGTGACTTAATGTGTATTAATCATATCaaaatgatatatattataaaacaaaaaaaataatctttagaaagacatgtaatatgaaacggagagAGTACcatatttgacaaaaaaaaaggataagggTCACATTCAATCCCAACGTTTTAAACGAAGTGTAGATTTAGCCGtaatatatgaaattgtgcaaatttaatcttaatgtttccaagcaacatcaattttaattttgcactataatttttttttttaaaaactggTCAGactattatttaattttcacattggacatttcaaatatttttgttgtgattaatatataaaaaagggcgacccggtcgcattacgcgtccccgctgagcgagggtccggggaggggtcccaccacaagggtgtattggggcaagccttcccttgccaatttaattggcaagaggccgctcctaagactcgaacccgtgacctctggtcacacggcaacaacgttttaccgttgtgattaatatatatatatatatatatatatatattaggtttagtttttagcattttaataaaaaaaattataatacactaaatatcttaaacatgattgatatttggaaggtctgaagtgacagttaaataccaATCGAAttagttttttctaatttttaataaCGTAAGgttaaaattgataaatttcatACATTAAGGTTAAATATGCACTCTCaaatgttagagttaaatttgatatttagaataaaaaaagCTCATATCCCATAATTGGGCTGGGTTGGATCATGACCAGGCTCAACAACGGGAAGCCCTAAATCAAAAACCTCCGCAGTAAACAAGTTGCGGCTGTGGCGCCTTCCTCTTTTACCTGAACGGAGCTATCAGACGGACGGGGACAAAACTAGGTCCGATTGTAATTGTCAAATCCGAGCTTCTCGACGTTCTTTATCTCATCAGCAGTTCAACAACATTTATTTTACCTTCGCCGGATTGTGGATGTTCAGGCTGCCTTTTCTGGCCTGTTAGAAATATGGCCCTATCAGTCTCAACAAGGCTTTTACGCTCTGTCAGCTCTTTAAAAATTGCTCGTTGCTGTTCTCCTGGTGTTAATTATCAATCATTTCAACCTTCGGACGGTAAACCCTGTGTTTTTATCGCTTCATCACTTGTAGTTTCTTAATGGAAATGTTTGGTAGCTGCGAACTGATATTGTTGATACTTTCAGATTTATGTTGCCATGTTTCTCTGGATTGCGAATTTTCTCCAGAATCTTCTGGTTTTATCAAGGTACTCTCCCGCCATTCTTAATCTTCTCTGCTGCTTTTGACTCATTTGTTTTAAGAATATTTGGGGATTTCTGTTTTTAATGAAGGAAACATAGTCTCTGTCATTGACAATCTTGTAACGATCTCATATCTCATCTGCTATAATGTAGGGTTTAGTGCCTTCCTTTAGGAGGTTCTCAACATCTACTATCCTAACTCCGGGGTCTAGTGATGATGCATTTCCTTCTGATTTGTTGTCCACAAAGACTGTGCTAACACCTGAGCGCAAAATAGGTAAAGATAGAGTtgaatttagttatttattcaTTCTTTTTTGCAGAGGTTTATTATAGTTGTTGAGAGTAGTGATATCTATGGAACTTTGTGCTTATTTGCTTTGTGACTGTCAATCCTTGGAATGTATAAGCATCTTCACATGCTTTCGGTCTAAGATTGTATTGCATGTCTTGATGCTAAATATGCCATGGTGAATGCGCGTTTTATGTAGAATAAAGCTTGTTGTTTTACTCACCTTGCTTTTTGTTCAAGACCGAAAATTTGGAGCAGAGGATATATGTGTATATTACTTAATGCAATCTCTGATTGCTAACTCCGTATTCAAACATTGATTTGTGTTTCATGGTGATGATAAATTCTAAATTGTAATCATTGGCTTGAGATTCTTGTGAATTAGAGCATTGCCCTTGACTCGTTGCAGTAGGTCTGCTTGAATTCTCTTGGAAATGCTGTCTTTAAGAGTGTTCTTGAGTGTTTTCTCTTCCTCTTTTAATCATCTATGTCTGCATGAGATTCTCAAAGTGGACTTCAAATTTTCTTGAATATTTTAACAGCATTTGGTAATTAATGAACCTTTTCGTATACAAATTGTTGACTCTTTTCCATGATATAAGTTGCTAACTTTTCTAGGATCCTTTTGGTCGTACCTTATGACAACATGAGATTAATGGTTTTGCTATTTTTTAATGTTGTGTTCTTTAGTATTAGTTCACTTGCTTGAAATATTGTTCTCCAATATTAGTCTCTACCATTTTCTTATCCTATGGATCCTATCCAACTACAGTTCACTTTTTCCAACAGTTTGATGTAGCATGCCTAAAGTTTGACTATCTGATATTCTCAAATCTATTAACTATAGTGTTGAGTATCTTATTCTCTTCACTGAATGGTGACATACTGACATTTCTTGGTGTGCGTGTCTTTGTTAGCCACAATGTTCATAGACCCTTTAGttattctatatttttttttttatcatgtgcTCTTTATTTTATGAGGTCTGAATTattcatttcttttattttatgttgCGATTTAGGTCTTCTTGAGGACCTAGTAATTCCAGTAACAAATTTCTCAAATGAGGACAAGGGATTTATGGTTTTAGCTGGTGATGTTTTTGATGTGCCTATCAAGAAGCACATCGTTCATCGTGTTGTGCGGTGGCAACTTGCTAAACGGCAACAGGTACTCCTAACTATTATATAAATCTTCAAAGAATGTTTTTTTATGGCTTTAGGTATTGTTACATAAAGGTATAGAGAATGAGTATAGTTGTGAATAGATCATTGGAAGTGGCAAAGTTGCTTTTCTTGTTCTTTGAATTCTTGTCACAAACTTTTTTTTAGTTAGTTCTTGGATGGTTGACAGGTACAAAGTTCTCTTTAGTTCATTTTGTCTGTATAAGAAATTTTGGATGAGGAAAATATGGTCACCACATAGGAGAAAAAATAGTTCGTTTTTTTTGTGGAAAACCATGATAATGTTACAACTTGgaatagcttttattattacCTCTAACACACCCCTTCACACGAATGCTAACTGGGCTTGAAGCGTGTACTACACATGCCCATCTTACCGCgtgttaaaatttaataaacaaaTGAAATTGTCAGGgttcgaaccctcgaccgtttggtctaAGAGACTCTAATACATTGTCGAGGaactaattgaactaaaagcttagcttatagttaaggctcaagaatagcttttattattgTCTCTTCGTCATATTAAGTCAATATTGATGAActtaaaagaaaagcaaaggaACTGTAAATTTCGAAAGAAAATTTGAAGGGGGATAGGGGAAACTGTAAAGTTCGTCATATTATCATCTCTGAATTTTTCTTGGGTATGTTAACATAGAAAGCTACTTCTGTTGCTCTATGTAGCTGTCCAATGAGTTCTTTTGTTATGTTAGTCATGGGTAAATTGACTTATATATGAAATTCTGTTGTGATATTGATAAGAATTCTgctaatatttaaaaatttgtacGAGAAGTTATGATTAATCTTGGGATTGAATTGTCAATAGGGGACACATTCAACAAAAACACTCAGTGAGGTTAGTGGTACTGGGAAAAAACCATATCAACAGAAGGGTCTTGGCAGAGCACGTCACGGAACATTGCGTGGACCACAGGTATTGAAGCCTTTTAGTCCTTATCGATGTTCAGCTGCTGAtgttttatcatttatttatttcaatgtGTTATGCCATTTGAGTAACTTGACTGAACCATAATGATTGAATTCTATATAACAGTTTAGGGGTGGTTGCGTCATGCATGGCCCTAAACCACGAAGTCATGCTTTCAAATGTAACAAGAAAGTTAGGCGTTTAGGATTGAAGATTGCTTTGACAGCTCGTGCAGCAGAAGGAAAGGCATGTCTCTCTCTCACTGTGTACCCATAATCTTGCATATATAAGCCTATTCCTAGGGAGAAGATCCTTTTCCATTTACGTTTAACGTCTTCATTCATTGCTTTTTATTAGTTGTTACTCCTTTTTTAACTTCTGCAATTCTGTCTCAATGGTTTCAGCTTTGTGATTTGCATATATAATTGGGAAAGATATTTTGCATTTCTTAGTTTTTATATTGAACTTTAGCTTATTTAAATGATTATTCTTTCATGTCTCGGGCCCTAATCTTAAAAGAAGTCATAAAATTGCAGCTCTTGATTTTTGATGATTTGGAGATCCCTACACATAAAACAAAGAATATTGTTAACTATGTCAGTCAAATGGAGAACACGAATAAGCTACTGGTGGTTGATGGTGGCCCCATTAATGAAAAGCTTAAGTTGGCGACACAAAATCTGCATTATGTCAATCTGCTACCATCAATTGTAAGTTGTGACTTGCATCCTTATTTCTTTCCACATTATGAAATGTTAAGATATGTAAAATGAATGAATCTCGAAAAAAAAAAGCGACGTGAACATTTGAGTTTCCTTTTACattatgatttttatatttgGTTTAATGATTGAgggataattaaattaaaaaaatagaactcTTATGCTGCAAAATAGAATCATAGTATAGTTCTTTGAAATTTTGAACCTCTCATGATTGATCACACAAGCCGTCATGGAACTAGGAAGCACAGAGACTTCTGGGAGGCTAACATACAGAGTGTTGAACACTCCGATACTCCGCGGACACGCACATGACACTCCAAAATAAGTGTcccctctttttcttttcttttttaatgggGACACTTCAGGGACATGGATCCTAAGTTAATTAAGTAGAATATAgggtatttttttaataattttacagAAAAATGGGCttgatatatacaaaaataaaacatgaccctaacaaaaaaaaagaatatagcAGCCGTCCATTTTTTGGTAGTTATAGTCTGAAGTATTAAATGTttctttttgatgaattaatgagTTATTGTGGATGTTATTTATGGTTTGTAATGACTTATGAATGCtatttatgatatatatatttggtGTGTCTCCGCCATacccgtgtctcatattttttaaaaatgccATTTGTCATTCCTGTACCGTGTCGGTGCTTCCTAGATATGGAAGTATGCTTCAGTGCCACAGAGCTTACAATATTCTGTGTTCTTTCAGGGCTTGAATGTCTATAGCATCCTCTTGCATGATACATTGGTGATGTCCCGTGATGCTGTAAACAGAATCGTAGAACGGATGCACACTCCAATTAACCGATAAAGTGACATCTCCGTTTTCAGCTGTGTTCTGTTATATTTGATTTggaaggagaagaaaaaggCAGAATAAAGTGTTATGGTTTTATCAGAGAATGCAAGATATGCATCTAAACGTCCATTTTCTTGTATTAAACGGTCCTTGAACTGAAAGTTGTTTTGGTAGCTGAAGATTGGTGCAAGGTAAAGGAAATCAACCTTAACCGTTCTAATAGGATTTTGATGTTTCATGTCCGGCTATTAGGAATTcaaattattatcatattttCATACTTGAATTTCATGTCGAAATGAGATTTCGTGTTACAATCGTGTTATGATATGTTAGAGAAATTTTATCTCCTTGCTTCCAGAAGGAGAAAAAACGGACTACTTTGATTAGGACTTAGGCTATGTTTGTTTAAATGAATTTCTTGCTATGTTGCACGAACCCTCCTCTTTAGTAGCATTTTTGCGTTTCTAGTCTGTTTCGTTTCCACATCCATTTTCCTTTAAAGACTATTTTATGAACATTATGTTTTAGAAGTAACGTTTTTGGTATCCATTTCCGTATCTGTGTCCATGCACCATAGATTTCTTGATTTGGTATGGCAtcagattgcttccggtatttaggatctattatccaaacggatggagaagtagatggagatgttgcttaTAGGATTAAATCGGGgtgggcgaagtggaagagtgctaccggtttcctttgtgaccccggcatgcctaatagattgaagggaaaattttaccgcacgacaatcagaccatcattgttatatggtacagagtgttgggcagtgaaacattgtcacattcataagatgtcagtggcagagatgcgtatgttgagatggatgtgtggtcatacgagaaaggatcgggtgagtaatgaaataattaggacaaaagtaggggttacagctattgagaataaaatgagggaaaaccgactaaggtggtttggccatgtaagacgaaaagcgcttgatgcgccggttaggaggactgaagagtggcaaagggaggTAGTGGtgaggggaagacctaagcaaacttggaggagcgTGATCGAgcgtgatatgagtttattggggattgatgaaaatatggtagtggataggacatagtggagggagagaatttgtgtcgctgagacgacttgatttcatggttttatatgatggttcatgttagcggaccccgaatcatttcgggattaagactttgttgttattgttgttgcATGACATGTATGAAAATGTGGAATTCATTTCAAATGAAATGAATTTTATGTTTGCTTTTAAGGAATTTTGTATCCTTTTCAAATACCTGTCAAACCTATGTTAATTACATGGGTTATCTCTATGTGGCTTGAAAATAGGGCTCACGCTTGCGCATTGCTCGTTTAGGGTTGTCAAAATGCATTATTTAGGGTTGTCAAAATGGGATGTCGTGTTACAATCATGTTATGTAATCTAGACTTGTCAAATGAGTCTTGTTAGTTGGATGTTTTCTGTAGATTATGTTGTTTGTTTCAAATGATATAtctaagggggcgtttggtttaaATTTCGGAATCGGAAATGGGAACGGAATCGAAATCTAGCGGAGTCAGAATCGaaatgactatttatttattatgtttggttcAATTTGGAATCGGATTGAGATTCTCTTTGAAGTTGTTTGATTCTTTAATGATCTGAATCGGaatgaataaataattattattataacatcaattaaaaataaatataaaaaatattaaatcatttaTTAGTGTAAAAaatctaatatattaaaataaaaattaatggttttttttattaattactcttttaattattgtaaataaaaaaattgtattataaattcaaagaaaataaacattgttatgtaaatataaagatattggtggagtctgacaatttggaggctatcaacaggatttcggataaacaggttgtttgtcttaagagtcagaatctcattaaagccatcttgaggcttcgtcctgccttcgattctcttacattctcccatatttatagggagcaaaaccgcgtggcggatcgcttggcagctgctgggcatggggggatgttaggtgtttctaccctttccgttcctccttcttttctgttaccttctcttcttgaggataggattgaggTCAGTCTTCCTAAACTGATCCcaggttaggtttttgtttgtttgtttttttttcttcccttcttaccaaaaaaaaatataatcatCCTTTATTTTCCAGCAAAAAAAATAACCAtgtcaaataaaataataactacaatttttttttttgagaaatagCCATTTGATTAAAAAACGTGGGTTGTTGTTGCTTTAAAAAAATGTGGGTTGtaatgttttatatatatatatatatatataaatcaattggaaatgaatggaatttgaTTAACCGGGGAGAGGGGAGGATTTCAACTATTCTCATAGTTGGGGAAATGAGATTATTATTCCCTAATTATATTTccggcttaatacatcatttgcctcctgaatttgtccaaaatggttgattggtccctaaacttttaaagtgtctcgatagccccttaaacttgcataaaatataataatgaatcattcggttgtaaaaaagtaagttaaatacggaagatatgttgcacgcatcttTAAAAAGTAAAAGACCAAGGTCGggcaattataatattagagaagaaaatgttttatagttgaataagtaagaaaatcttttttaacatgttttaatctattttgtgaaatatgtaataacattataaggcacgtgtaacatattttccgcatttgacttacttttttacaaccgaatgattaattgattacattttacgcaagttcagagtGCTAACTGAACATCTTATGCAAGTTCatggggctatcgagacactttgaaagtttaggaggccaatcaactattttggacaagttcaggagcaaatgatgtattaagcctatatttcCTTAATCAAACACTAACAAAGGGAATATTtcattcccattcccattccaTAGCTTAAATTCAGCTAACCAAACACTTCCTAAGAGATTATGTGTAGACATGAACTTTGCGCTTTTTAATATTATGACAACTAAACTGTAATTAACATCTCAAAATGATTGTTGATAACctcaaaaataaaacatttaagaattaaaattatttagaatCACATTtacacattttttattattttaaatcacAATTTCTGAAGTTTTATCTCTAAATAtacactttctctctcctaactaaATAACACTTAAATAATCTTAAAATgcaaaagttgaagaattgaaattgcttagaatattattaattcTTGGAATTATCTATTTTAAGGTTAGCAA
The sequence above is drawn from the Euphorbia lathyris chromosome 6, ddEupLath1.1, whole genome shotgun sequence genome and encodes:
- the LOC136232544 gene encoding uncharacterized protein — its product is MALSVSTRLLRSVSSLKIARCCSPGVNYQSFQPSDDLCCHVSLDCEFSPESSGFIKGLVPSFRRFSTSTILTPGSSDDAFPSDLLSTKTVLTPERKIGLLEDLVIPVTNFSNEDKGFMVLAGDVFDVPIKKHIVHRVVRWQLAKRQQGTHSTKTLSEVSGTGKKPYQQKGLGRARHGTLRGPQFRGGCVMHGPKPRSHAFKCNKKVRRLGLKIALTARAAEGKLLIFDDLEIPTHKTKNIVNYVSQMENTNKLLVVDGGPINEKLKLATQNLHYVNLLPSIGLNVYSILLHDTLVMSRDAVNRIVERMHTPINR